Proteins from a genomic interval of Nautilia sp. PV-1:
- the cmoA gene encoding carboxy-S-adenosyl-L-methionine synthase CmoA translates to MEDKVFSKPIEKQFEFDEEVASVFDDMLNRSVPFYKENLNLQIDILEKFLQNGDKVIDLGSSTGTFLIELSKKKKNLKLIGIDNSVAMIKRAKNKAKAFGSEVEFVNSDFLKYDLSGAKAIIANYTVQFVRPLKREKLIKRIYDSLENGGIFLMSEKLITENKKLNKTMIDIYYEYKKKMGYSEFEIAQKREALENVLIPYTMQENIEMLKNAGFKETEVIFRWNNFATFIAFK, encoded by the coding sequence ATGGAAGATAAAGTTTTCAGCAAACCTATCGAAAAACAGTTTGAATTCGACGAGGAAGTTGCCAGTGTTTTTGACGATATGTTAAACAGAAGCGTACCTTTTTATAAAGAAAATCTGAATCTGCAGATTGATATCTTAGAAAAATTCCTCCAAAACGGAGATAAAGTAATAGATTTAGGCAGTTCCACCGGTACATTTTTAATTGAACTTTCAAAAAAGAAAAAGAATTTAAAACTGATAGGAATTGACAACTCGGTTGCTATGATTAAAAGAGCAAAAAACAAAGCAAAAGCCTTCGGATCTGAAGTCGAATTTGTAAACAGCGACTTTTTAAAGTACGATCTTTCAGGAGCCAAAGCCATAATAGCAAACTACACCGTTCAGTTTGTAAGACCTCTAAAACGGGAAAAACTTATAAAAAGAATATATGATTCGCTTGAAAACGGCGGAATTTTTTTAATGAGCGAAAAACTGATTACAGAAAATAAAAAATTAAATAAAACAATGATTGACATATATTATGAATATAAAAAGAAAATGGGTTACAGCGAATTTGAAATAGCCCAAAAAAGAGAAGCACTTGAAAACGTACTTATTCCTTATACTATGCAGGAAAATATTGAAATGCTGAAAAACGCAGGATTTAAAGAAACGGAAGTAATATTCAGATGGAACAACTTTGCCACATTTATAGCGTTTAAATAA
- a CDS encoding O-acetylhomoserine aminocarboxypropyltransferase/cysteine synthase family protein, with the protein MKDATLALHFGYEKDKQKTMQVPIYMTTAYEYEDTDHAARLFDLQEEGNIYTRIGNPTTRVFEKRISALERGIDALATASGMAAIFYSIANLVQSGDNVIISDKLYGGSITLNTQTLKQFGISAKYFNVHTPEKLDELIDEKTKLILIESVANPALTVPDFGKITEIAKKHGVIVICDNTIATPYGIKPVELGVDIVVHSASKYIVGNGSAIAGCIIEAPFAKDKLKTDRYSQFNEPDESYHGLVYNEKFDNPFISRARLALLRDYGAVISPFNSWLLLQGLEHLHLRIKEHSKNALKIAEFLSSHPKINKVNYPLLKSDPNYPYAEKYLKYAGGIVSFEVSDYETAKNIVKKLKIFSLVTNIGDSKSLATHPASTTHQQLSHEELEAAGVPEGLIRLSIGLEDVEDLINDLKEAIEKTN; encoded by the coding sequence ATGAAAGACGCCACTTTAGCACTGCATTTCGGATATGAAAAAGATAAACAAAAAACAATGCAGGTGCCGATTTATATGACGACTGCGTATGAATATGAAGATACCGATCACGCCGCAAGACTTTTTGATCTGCAAGAAGAAGGCAATATTTATACAAGAATAGGAAATCCTACGACAAGAGTGTTTGAAAAAAGAATTTCTGCACTTGAAAGAGGAATAGACGCATTGGCAACCGCCAGCGGTATGGCTGCGATATTTTATTCTATAGCAAACCTTGTACAAAGCGGCGATAATGTAATTATTTCCGATAAACTCTACGGAGGAAGTATTACATTAAATACACAGACTTTAAAACAGTTTGGAATAAGCGCAAAATATTTCAATGTACACACTCCGGAAAAACTTGATGAACTGATTGATGAGAAAACAAAACTGATATTAATAGAAAGTGTTGCAAATCCTGCGTTGACTGTGCCTGATTTCGGTAAAATAACCGAAATTGCAAAAAAACACGGAGTTATTGTAATATGCGACAATACAATTGCCACTCCATACGGAATCAAACCTGTAGAACTCGGTGTAGACATTGTAGTACACAGTGCAAGTAAATATATTGTCGGAAACGGAAGCGCAATAGCCGGCTGTATCATAGAAGCTCCTTTTGCCAAAGATAAGCTTAAAACCGATAGATATTCGCAATTTAACGAACCGGATGAAAGTTATCACGGTCTTGTATATAATGAAAAATTTGATAATCCTTTTATTTCAAGAGCCAGACTGGCTCTTTTAAGAGATTACGGAGCGGTTATTTCACCGTTTAATTCATGGCTTCTTCTGCAGGGACTTGAACATCTGCACCTTAGAATAAAAGAACATTCAAAAAATGCTCTTAAAATTGCAGAATTTTTATCTTCTCATCCTAAAATTAACAAAGTAAACTATCCGCTGCTAAAGTCTGATCCTAATTATCCTTATGCCGAAAAATATTTAAAATATGCGGGTGGAATAGTAAGTTTTGAAGTATCTGATTACGAAACGGCAAAAAATATAGTTAAAAAACTTAAAATTTTTTCGCTTGTCACAAATATTGGAGACAGCAAATCTCTTGCAACACATCCGGCCAGTACAACTCATCAGCAGCTTTCGCATGAAGAGCTTGAAGCCGCAGGAGTTCCTGAAGGTTTAATCAGACTCAGTATCGGACTTGAAGACGTTGAAGATTTGATTAATGATTTAAAGGAAGCCATTGAGAAAACTAATTAA
- a CDS encoding EAL domain-containing protein, with product MNSIIDAVNMIRVSTYQTANRDLKEILNLVQKDLMNFKSNRKQFFKLHATRNMFFYIISKQITYPELYQSYIKVDGHKYLVSKYKNSDYLSVEKILPDGSRFGVAYRLGIIRNMIKNEIVEYIKTINKKNKLNYVAIGQITNWFAKKGKFGVIIYHPITSLIGKELDLDKSDIKGKYYKREYFNCLKRKNGCFISYYYKNPKTGLEEEKFSYFTIYRPYNYVFVKGFYYSQVMKDIKSIQEDIINDVKELLTFTIVLLLLFVLVSFFIAYLISKKIMKQTISQYEKLKNNYEQSQKELMKRVYYDRLTCLPNRNKLIEDIENYKSVCLIDIDDFSDLNDIFGYETGDEILVLIAKELTKKYKNVYRIGSDEFAIGLTYIVKEEDLKEIVRMDIKYNDIKINFSVGASFMKGKLLETAETALKLAYKDKILKYKIYDEAIQEAQKERLQKLQQLLVVLENEDIIPYYQCIVNKNGEVIKYESLMRIKYENRIISPAEFMDLIKEFKLYNAFSRIMIKKVFENMDKFNGIPVSINLSYMDISNEKTKKFIYSLLEKHQISNIVFEILETESIEQFDKVIEFITHVKRDGVKIAIDDFGSGYSNLINILYLKPDYLKLDAFLIKNINNVMYYEIVKFIVEFANKFNIKTIAEFVSDKEKFEILKKIGIDEFQGFYFCKPKPLDELI from the coding sequence ATGAATTCTATCATCGATGCCGTCAATATGATAAGAGTGTCGACTTATCAGACTGCAAACAGAGACCTAAAAGAGATTTTAAACCTTGTTCAAAAAGACTTAATGAATTTTAAATCCAACCGCAAGCAGTTTTTTAAACTGCATGCGACAAGAAATATGTTTTTTTATATTATCTCTAAACAGATAACATACCCTGAGCTGTATCAAAGTTACATTAAAGTCGACGGACATAAATATCTGGTATCAAAATATAAAAACAGTGATTATCTTTCTGTAGAAAAAATACTTCCTGACGGCAGCAGGTTCGGTGTGGCTTACAGGCTTGGAATTATCAGAAATATGATTAAAAATGAAATTGTCGAATATATTAAAACAATAAACAAAAAAAACAAATTAAATTATGTAGCTATCGGACAGATTACAAACTGGTTTGCCAAAAAAGGAAAATTCGGAGTAATTATATACCATCCTATTACGTCTTTGATAGGCAAAGAGCTGGACCTGGACAAATCCGATATTAAAGGCAAGTATTATAAAAGAGAGTATTTTAACTGTCTTAAACGAAAAAACGGATGTTTTATCAGCTACTATTATAAAAATCCAAAAACCGGTCTCGAAGAAGAAAAATTTTCATATTTTACGATTTACAGACCTTATAATTACGTTTTTGTAAAAGGGTTTTATTATTCGCAGGTTATGAAAGACATTAAGTCTATACAGGAAGATATTATTAATGACGTTAAAGAACTGCTGACATTTACTATCGTTCTTCTTTTGCTTTTCGTACTGGTTAGTTTCTTTATTGCATATCTTATTTCCAAAAAAATCATGAAACAGACTATTTCACAGTATGAAAAACTTAAAAACAACTATGAACAGTCCCAAAAAGAACTTATGAAAAGGGTTTATTACGACAGGCTCACATGTCTGCCTAACAGAAATAAACTGATTGAAGATATTGAAAATTATAAATCGGTATGTTTAATTGATATAGATGATTTTTCCGATTTAAACGATATATTCGGATATGAAACAGGTGATGAGATATTGGTGCTTATTGCAAAAGAACTTACTAAAAAATACAAAAATGTATACAGAATAGGAAGCGACGAGTTTGCCATAGGCTTGACTTATATCGTTAAAGAAGAAGATTTAAAAGAAATTGTCAGAATGGATATTAAATATAACGATATAAAAATCAATTTTTCAGTCGGAGCCAGCTTTATGAAAGGAAAGCTTCTTGAAACTGCGGAAACAGCACTGAAGCTGGCTTACAAAGACAAAATACTTAAATATAAGATATATGACGAAGCCATTCAAGAAGCACAAAAAGAAAGACTTCAAAAACTGCAGCAGCTGCTTGTCGTATTGGAAAACGAAGACATAATTCCTTATTATCAGTGTATAGTGAATAAAAACGGAGAAGTTATAAAATATGAATCTTTAATGAGAATCAAATACGAAAACAGAATAATTTCTCCTGCGGAATTTATGGATTTGATAAAAGAATTTAAACTTTATAACGCTTTTTCAAGAATTATGATAAAAAAAGTTTTTGAAAATATGGATAAATTCAACGGAATTCCGGTGTCTATAAATCTTTCATATATGGATATTTCAAATGAAAAAACGAAAAAATTTATTTATTCTCTGTTGGAAAAACACCAGATATCAAATATAGTGTTTGAAATACTAGAAACGGAAAGTATTGAACAGTTTGACAAAGTTATTGAATTTATAACACACGTTAAAAGAGACGGCGTAAAAATTGCAATAGACGATTTCGGAAGCGGATATTCAAATCTTATCAATATACTTTATCTTAAACCGGATTATTTAAAACTTGACGCATTTTTAATAAAAAACATCAATAATGTAATGTATTATGAAATAGTAAAATTTATTGTCGAATTTGCCAATAAATTTAATATAAAAACCATAGCAGAATTTGTAAGCGATAAAGAAAAGTTTGAAATACTAAAAAAAATAGGAATTGATGAGTTTCAGGGATTTTATTTTTGCAAACCGAAACCTTTAGACGAGTTAATATGA
- a CDS encoding homoserine O-acetyltransferase, with amino-acid sequence MKIETKTAKFTKPLYLESGRILEPWQIIYETYGELNEEKDNVVLITHALSGSHHAAGMYEGDRKPGWWDGLIGDGKAIDTTKYFVISTNVIGSCFGSTSPMSPIQPGSSERYRLKFPVITIKDMVKAQKILLDSLGIRHLKAIVGGSMGGMQALRFAVDFPGFCENIIPIATTYQTKPYVIAINKSMMEAIRADSEFKNGNYDPKTIKEKGLKGLAAARMIGYLNYISPKTFERKFGREYVKTDGMFELFGRFQVESYLEYNGAMFPKWFDPLSYIYILKAISLFDISRGFNSLEDAFSHISDKLHLISFSGDTLFFPEEMKEIKNYMDKVGGRCNYFEINSDYGHDSFLVELDKFDYIISDILEGKYKK; translated from the coding sequence ATGAAAATTGAAACTAAAACAGCCAAATTTACTAAGCCTTTATATTTAGAAAGCGGACGTATACTTGAGCCGTGGCAGATAATTTATGAAACGTATGGCGAACTTAATGAAGAAAAAGACAATGTCGTTCTTATAACCCACGCTCTTTCCGGTTCTCACCATGCTGCCGGAATGTATGAGGGAGACAGAAAACCTGGCTGGTGGGACGGACTTATAGGCGACGGTAAAGCTATAGATACAACCAAATATTTTGTTATTTCCACCAATGTCATCGGCAGCTGTTTCGGCTCAACCTCTCCGATGTCACCGATACAGCCGGGAAGCAGTGAAAGATACAGACTCAAATTTCCTGTAATAACCATTAAAGATATGGTAAAAGCGCAGAAAATCCTGCTTGATTCTTTGGGTATCAGACATTTAAAGGCTATTGTCGGCGGCAGTATGGGCGGTATGCAGGCTTTACGTTTTGCCGTGGATTTCCCAGGCTTTTGTGAAAACATTATTCCTATAGCCACAACGTATCAGACAAAACCTTACGTAATTGCCATTAATAAATCCATGATGGAAGCAATCAGGGCAGACAGTGAATTCAAAAACGGCAATTATGATCCGAAAACAATTAAAGAAAAAGGATTAAAAGGTCTTGCCGCTGCTAGAATGATCGGTTATCTAAATTATATATCTCCAAAAACGTTCGAAAGAAAATTCGGAAGAGAATATGTCAAAACGGACGGTATGTTTGAACTTTTCGGAAGATTTCAGGTTGAGAGCTACCTTGAATACAACGGAGCGATGTTCCCTAAATGGTTTGATCCGTTAAGCTACATATATATTTTAAAAGCCATTTCGTTATTTGACATAAGCAGAGGTTTTAATTCACTGGAAGACGCTTTTTCACATATTTCTGATAAACTTCATCTAATATCTTTTAGCGGAGATACTCTGTTTTTTCCGGAAGAAATGAAAGAGATTAAAAACTATATGGACAAAGTCGGCGGCAGATGTAATTATTTTGAAATAAACAGCGATTACGGGCATGACAGTTTTTTGGTTGAACTGGATAAATTTGATTATATTATCAGTGACATACTTGAAGGTAAATATAAAAAATAG
- the xseB gene encoding exodeoxyribonuclease VII small subunit — MQDFEKKLNEAKKLLEKLNDPEITLHEAMEFYKKGVKLLEEATKMIEEAKLQFQEVK, encoded by the coding sequence ATGCAGGATTTTGAAAAAAAGCTAAATGAAGCCAAAAAACTTCTTGAAAAGCTGAATGATCCGGAAATAACTCTGCATGAAGCTATGGAGTTTTATAAAAAAGGCGTCAAGCTTTTAGAAGAGGCGACAAAAATGATTGAAGAAGCCAAACTGCAGTTTCAAGAAGTAAAATGA
- a CDS encoding carbon-nitrogen hydrolase family protein, giving the protein MKIAILQSAELPFDKAKLNYYLNIAKTEGAKLFVLPEYVLNRFFKELEKIPVNFIKEQSNHQLKLLKKLSLVYNITIIAPLIIVKSGKKYKSLVRFQKGKARFYYQQILMPYPHWNEDSFFEKKESKPLIFSIGNIRVGAMFGFEAHFSKYWDYFSEKKADVVIVPSVGTFNSSKRWFELLKTFAFIKNVYVARVNRVGNWNEWEFYGESFVVSPDGELINSLGNKEELLITNIDKNLVKESRREWKFGQLSRRLTLFEPECP; this is encoded by the coding sequence ATGAAAATTGCGATTCTTCAAAGCGCCGAACTGCCTTTTGACAAAGCCAAACTGAATTATTATTTAAATATCGCCAAAACCGAAGGCGCTAAGCTGTTTGTTTTGCCCGAATATGTTTTAAACAGATTTTTTAAAGAGCTTGAAAAAATTCCGGTTAATTTCATTAAAGAGCAGTCCAATCATCAGCTTAAGCTGTTAAAAAAACTTTCTTTGGTATATAACATCACTATAATAGCACCTTTGATTATTGTAAAAAGCGGGAAAAAATATAAATCTCTTGTCAGATTTCAAAAAGGCAAGGCAAGGTTTTATTACCAGCAGATTTTAATGCCTTATCCCCACTGGAATGAAGATTCCTTTTTTGAGAAAAAAGAATCAAAACCTCTTATTTTTTCTATCGGTAATATAAGAGTAGGGGCAATGTTTGGTTTTGAAGCCCACTTCAGCAAATATTGGGATTATTTTTCAGAAAAAAAAGCCGATGTGGTTATTGTTCCGAGTGTAGGAACGTTTAATTCGTCAAAAAGATGGTTTGAACTTTTGAAAACGTTTGCATTCATAAAAAACGTATATGTAGCCCGCGTAAACAGAGTAGGCAACTGGAACGAATGGGAGTTTTACGGTGAAAGTTTTGTAGTGAGTCCTGACGGCGAGCTTATAAATTCACTTGGAAACAAAGAAGAGCTTTTAATAACAAATATAGACAAAAATCTTGTTAAAGAATCAAGAAGGGAATGGAAATTCGGACAGCTAAGCCGCAGGCTCACACTGTTTGAACCTGAGTGCCCTTAG
- a CDS encoding dehypoxanthine futalosine cyclase, which translates to MRLTKEKAVELIKNEDLITLGEMALAKKRELHPKKITTFIVDRNINYTNMCWVDCKFCAFYRHKKDKDAYVLSFEEIDKKIDELIEIGGTQILFQGGVHPNLKIDFYEDLVEHIHKKYPQITIHGFSAPEIDYIAKISKISIKEVLERLKEKGLSSIPGAGAEILSDRVRDIIAPRKIDTSKWLEIHKTAHQIGMKTTATMMFGTVETIEEIVEHWNLIRELQDETGGFRAFIMWSFQPYNTALYNEGIVTKKTSSNRYLRYLAVARLFLDNFKNIQSSWVTQGSYIGQLALQYGANDLGSTMMEENVVRSAGAQNAMNQQEMIELIKDVGEIPAKRNTAYEILEIFD; encoded by the coding sequence TTGAGATTAACAAAAGAAAAAGCCGTTGAATTGATTAAAAATGAAGACCTGATTACACTTGGTGAAATGGCTTTGGCTAAAAAAAGAGAACTTCATCCCAAAAAAATAACCACATTTATTGTAGACAGAAATATAAACTATACAAACATGTGCTGGGTAGATTGTAAATTCTGCGCTTTTTACAGACACAAAAAAGACAAAGACGCTTATGTGCTTAGTTTCGAAGAAATAGATAAAAAAATTGATGAACTTATTGAAATAGGAGGGACACAGATACTCTTTCAGGGCGGTGTTCATCCTAATCTCAAAATAGATTTTTACGAAGATCTTGTAGAGCACATCCATAAAAAATATCCGCAAATTACTATACACGGGTTTTCTGCGCCTGAAATTGACTATATTGCAAAAATATCAAAAATATCTATTAAAGAAGTGCTTGAGAGATTAAAGGAAAAAGGATTAAGCTCAATTCCAGGTGCAGGAGCCGAAATATTAAGCGACAGGGTAAGAGATATAATAGCTCCAAGAAAAATCGATACCTCTAAATGGCTTGAAATTCATAAAACGGCTCACCAGATTGGTATGAAAACAACAGCCACAATGATGTTCGGAACAGTGGAAACTATTGAAGAAATCGTCGAACACTGGAATCTTATCAGAGAACTGCAGGATGAAACCGGAGGATTCAGAGCATTTATTATGTGGAGTTTTCAGCCTTACAATACGGCACTTTACAATGAAGGAATCGTAACTAAAAAAACATCCTCAAACAGATATTTAAGATATCTGGCCGTTGCCAGACTTTTCTTGGATAATTTCAAAAACATACAATCCAGCTGGGTTACACAGGGAAGCTATATCGGTCAGCTTGCACTGCAATACGGGGCAAACGATTTGGGATCCACCATGATGGAAGAAAATGTTGTAAGAAGCGCCGGGGCACAGAATGCCATGAATCAGCAGGAAATGATAGAACTGATAAAAGACGTGGGGGAAATCCCGGCTAAAAGAAATACGGCATACGAAATTTTAGAAATATTTGACTAA
- a CDS encoding GGDEF domain-containing protein, whose amino-acid sequence MEEIIIKISEKAMEELKKAHKPPYPLYYKNVFISLVKQEGIFEELNPKLMCVEPDLNEVILSKTVKTIKEVSNVSKEIKQDSESLIEEVAPLQIDDIKEAIMQFSSGLLQKINRLESTVHELEVELDKAYKELLIDPLTKVYNRKALNKDLNEILEKGKDKNLDLVIAIVDLDHFKDINDKYGHLVGDFVLIKIANIIKKMIRKENKIYRYGGDEFVIIFNRMTMAHVKPIIERIVHKIESTLLKYKEDLIKVTVSVGITQHKKGDTFEEIIKRADHALYQAKISRNGYEIKE is encoded by the coding sequence ATGGAAGAAATAATTATAAAAATTTCCGAAAAAGCAATGGAAGAGTTGAAAAAAGCTCATAAACCCCCGTATCCTCTATACTATAAGAATGTTTTCATATCTTTAGTCAAACAGGAAGGGATTTTTGAAGAACTCAATCCTAAACTCATGTGTGTAGAACCGGACCTTAATGAAGTAATACTCAGCAAAACTGTTAAAACGATAAAAGAAGTCAGCAACGTTTCAAAAGAGATCAAGCAGGACTCAGAAAGCCTTATAGAAGAAGTTGCTCCTTTGCAGATAGATGATATCAAAGAAGCTATCATGCAGTTCAGCTCAGGACTGCTGCAAAAAATCAACAGACTCGAATCAACTGTTCATGAACTTGAAGTAGAGCTGGATAAAGCATATAAAGAGCTTTTAATAGATCCTTTAACAAAGGTTTATAACAGAAAAGCGTTAAATAAAGACTTAAACGAAATACTCGAAAAAGGAAAAGATAAAAACCTTGATTTGGTAATTGCGATAGTCGATTTGGACCATTTTAAAGATATTAACGATAAATATGGCCATTTAGTCGGTGATTTTGTTTTGATTAAAATAGCCAATATTATCAAAAAAATGATAAGAAAAGAAAATAAAATTTACAGATACGGCGGAGACGAATTTGTTATTATCTTCAACAGAATGACAATGGCTCATGTAAAGCCAATCATTGAGAGAATCGTTCATAAAATTGAAAGTACGCTTTTAAAATATAAAGAAGATTTGATTAAAGTTACAGTATCTGTAGGTATTACACAACATAAAAAAGGCGATACGTTTGAAGAAATTATCAAAAGAGCCGATCATGCACTTTATCAAGCTAAAATCAGCAGAAACGGTTATGAAATAAAGGAATAA
- a CDS encoding CvpA family protein: MSIFDGIIIAITLILAIKGYFNGIIKEVAGLIGIIGGLFLASKFFHQTGIYINDHLFNIPNKSAVDLVGFIVVFVGFWVLAVFVGFLLGKILKLSALGVLDRILGFIFSGAKFFLLVSIIIAMLWQVAFIREKMKNVTKNSFLFPVLVKIGKKIINITPQDLEKLGKNVKISYLKHTKDTLNV, translated from the coding sequence ATGAGTATATTTGACGGAATTATTATAGCTATAACGCTTATACTGGCGATAAAGGGCTATTTTAACGGTATTATAAAAGAAGTCGCCGGCCTTATAGGTATTATCGGAGGTCTGTTTTTAGCTTCTAAATTTTTTCATCAGACGGGAATTTATATAAATGACCATCTTTTCAACATACCTAACAAATCGGCTGTTGATCTTGTCGGATTTATTGTTGTTTTTGTAGGTTTTTGGGTGTTGGCCGTTTTTGTAGGATTTTTACTTGGAAAAATACTCAAGTTAAGCGCTCTTGGAGTGCTGGACAGAATTTTGGGTTTTATTTTTTCGGGAGCAAAATTCTTTTTGCTTGTAAGTATTATAATTGCAATGCTCTGGCAGGTTGCATTTATCAGGGAAAAAATGAAGAATGTGACTAAAAACAGTTTTTTATTTCCTGTTTTAGTTAAAATTGGCAAAAAAATCATAAATATTACACCTCAGGATTTAGAAAAACTGGGGAAAAATGTTAAAATTTCATACCTAAAACATACAAAGGATACACTGAATGTTTAG
- the lysS gene encoding lysine--tRNA ligase, with amino-acid sequence MFSNEYVKLRMQKADKLKEAGINPYGHNAVRDTKIAEFLEKNKDVENLENRRDENRKFTVAGRVKFLRLMGKAAFFKIEDMSGILQVYMSKNELGDKFNLLKKNLEVGDIVEVTGYPFVTKTGELSIHADDVKILTKAIHPLPEKFHGLTDVETRYRQRYLDMIMNKEVRDTFLLRSKIVSLVREFFLKHGFLEVETPMLHTVVGGANARPFMTHHNALDIDMNLRIAPELFLKRLIVGGFEAVFELNRNFRNEGIDQTHNPEFTMIEFYWAYHTKEDLMKLTKELFDFLFEKLNLPKQLQYGDITINFDNWTTITYKDALVKIGNVPEEILEDVDAMKKYLKEAGVELEEHIDSKGKLWAELFDEFVESKLIDPTFVTDFPIEISPLARRSDENPEIAERFELFIAGREIANGFNELNDPLDQYERFKAQLEAKAKGDEEGMEMDEDYIRALQYGMPPTAGEGIGIDRLVMLLTNSHSIKDVILFPTMKPKKEIQNEDDVK; translated from the coding sequence ATGTTTAGTAACGAATATGTAAAACTCAGAATGCAAAAAGCTGATAAGTTAAAAGAAGCCGGTATTAATCCTTACGGACACAATGCCGTAAGAGATACAAAAATCGCAGAATTTTTAGAAAAAAACAAAGATGTTGAAAATTTAGAAAACAGACGCGACGAAAACAGAAAATTTACTGTTGCCGGAAGAGTTAAATTTTTAAGACTTATGGGTAAAGCCGCATTTTTTAAAATTGAAGATATGAGCGGTATATTACAGGTATATATGTCAAAAAACGAACTTGGAGATAAATTCAATCTTTTAAAGAAAAATCTGGAAGTAGGGGATATCGTTGAAGTTACAGGGTATCCGTTTGTAACAAAAACGGGAGAGCTCAGTATTCATGCTGACGATGTAAAAATCCTGACAAAAGCAATACATCCGCTTCCTGAAAAATTCCACGGGCTTACAGATGTTGAAACAAGATACAGACAGAGATATCTTGATATGATAATGAATAAAGAGGTAAGAGATACATTTTTATTAAGAAGCAAAATTGTTTCATTGGTTAGGGAATTCTTCTTAAAACACGGATTTTTGGAAGTTGAAACACCAATGCTTCACACTGTTGTGGGCGGTGCTAACGCAAGACCGTTTATGACACACCATAACGCTTTAGATATCGACATGAATCTTAGAATTGCACCGGAACTGTTTCTTAAAAGACTGATTGTAGGCGGATTTGAAGCTGTCTTTGAATTAAACAGAAACTTCAGAAACGAAGGTATCGACCAGACTCACAACCCGGAATTTACAATGATAGAATTTTACTGGGCTTATCACACAAAAGAAGATTTAATGAAATTGACTAAAGAACTGTTTGACTTTTTATTTGAAAAATTAAATCTTCCTAAACAGCTTCAGTACGGTGATATAACTATTAATTTCGACAACTGGACAACTATTACATATAAAGACGCACTGGTAAAAATCGGAAATGTTCCAGAAGAGATACTTGAAGATGTGGATGCAATGAAAAAATATTTAAAAGAAGCCGGGGTAGAGCTTGAAGAACATATTGATTCTAAGGGAAAACTATGGGCGGAACTTTTTGACGAGTTTGTAGAAAGCAAACTTATAGATCCGACTTTTGTAACTGATTTTCCTATTGAAATTTCTCCACTTGCAAGAAGAAGCGACGAAAATCCTGAAATAGCCGAAAGATTTGAGCTGTTCATTGCAGGACGCGAAATAGCTAATGGATTTAACGAGCTTAACGATCCTCTTGATCAGTATGAAAGATTCAAAGCTCAGCTTGAAGCTAAGGCTAAAGGTGATGAAGAAGGTATGGAAATGGATGAAGACTACATTAGAGCGCTTCAATACGGCATGCCTCCTACCGCAGGTGAAGGTATAGGTATAGACAGACTTGTGATGCTTTTAACAAATTCACACTCTATTAAAGATGTGATATTGTTCCCGACTATGAAACCTAAAAAAGAAATTCAAAACGAAGACGACGTAAAATAA